One segment of Neobacillus endophyticus DNA contains the following:
- a CDS encoding HAD-IA family hydrolase produces MFLERGIIINVLWDFDGTLFDTYPALVEGFVTLSGHDLDRSEVLKWLKIDSKTAFKHYGISEEQREEYQKLYNHYSKINSKPFEHLETALSAVENNVIVTHRDKESTLYLLEKFHLTNYFKKIVSVEEEGFTRKPHHSSYEYVMKDYHIDLVVGDRDLDLIPARKLGIITVAHQNPNIEADFHIESYADFIPSVLEQIRNK; encoded by the coding sequence ATGTTTTTAGAAAGAGGGATTATTATTAACGTATTATGGGATTTTGACGGCACCCTATTTGATACTTATCCAGCACTGGTTGAGGGTTTTGTCACTCTAAGCGGGCATGACCTTGATCGCAGTGAAGTTTTGAAATGGCTGAAAATTGATTCCAAAACGGCCTTTAAACACTATGGGATTAGTGAAGAACAAAGGGAAGAATATCAAAAGTTGTACAACCATTACTCGAAAATCAACAGCAAACCGTTCGAACACTTAGAAACTGCCTTATCCGCTGTTGAAAACAATGTCATTGTTACTCACCGGGATAAGGAATCAACTCTTTATCTTCTTGAGAAATTTCATTTAACAAATTATTTTAAAAAAATAGTTTCAGTTGAAGAAGAAGGCTTTACGAGGAAGCCACACCATTCATCCTATGAATATGTCATGAAAGATTATCATATTGACCTGGTTGTAGGTGACCGAGACTTGGATTTAATTCCGGCAAGGAAACTCGGCATTATAACCGTTGCCCATCAAAATCCAAACATTGAAGCTGACTTTCATATTGAAAGCTATGCGGATTTTATTCCTTCGGTTCTTGAACAGATCCGTAACAAGTAG
- a CDS encoding NarK family nitrate/nitrite MFS transporter produces the protein MKEINMYQGNKKILLLTTFAFFLSFVVWFNMAPFTTTIMTVLHLSKAEVGILMSFNVALTIPSRIMIGILVDRFGPRRTYSSLLIVMSIPCFFFAFGNSFWQLFIARIFMGIIGAGFVIGIRMVSEWFPEKQIGLAEGIYGGWGNFGSAAAAFSLPLIALWIGGENGWRYAILLTGVISFVYGFVYYFSVQDSPSGKSYKRIKRMGAMEVTSPKDLIGLMIMTFPVYGILGVLTWKLQSTSIISSNIAAVIYGVLAVFYLMSLSKIWSDNKKVFSEDFPEEEKYSFRQVAVLNMAYLITFGSELAVVSMLPMFFEETFHLTVAKAGMIASSFAFTNLAARPLGGWLSDRFGRKKTLLILLLGLGFSYIGMSLISSSWPLFLAMLLTVFCSFFVQAGAGSVFSMVPLIKKRITGQVSGMVGAYGNIGGVMFLTILSFVTPSIFFVVIGSTAFLCFAAAFFLKEPFEKELLHERKSNIIVNSAARGLDQV, from the coding sequence ATGAAGGAAATCAATATGTACCAAGGAAATAAAAAAATTCTGTTATTAACAACCTTTGCATTTTTTCTATCCTTTGTCGTGTGGTTTAATATGGCGCCATTCACCACAACCATTATGACGGTTCTTCACCTGTCAAAAGCGGAAGTGGGAATCTTAATGAGTTTTAATGTAGCCTTAACCATTCCATCACGTATCATGATTGGTATTTTGGTAGATCGGTTCGGCCCCAGAAGAACGTATTCATCATTATTAATCGTTATGAGTATTCCATGTTTCTTTTTTGCCTTTGGAAATAGTTTCTGGCAATTATTTATTGCAAGGATCTTCATGGGAATCATAGGAGCGGGGTTTGTCATTGGGATTCGGATGGTATCGGAATGGTTCCCTGAGAAACAAATCGGTCTGGCGGAGGGGATTTACGGCGGCTGGGGAAATTTTGGTTCTGCTGCTGCAGCCTTTTCACTCCCGCTCATCGCTCTTTGGATAGGCGGAGAGAACGGATGGAGATACGCGATCCTTCTGACAGGGGTGATCTCTTTTGTTTATGGATTCGTTTATTATTTTTCCGTTCAGGATTCGCCGAGTGGAAAATCCTATAAACGAATTAAGCGAATGGGAGCGATGGAGGTTACCTCTCCAAAAGATTTAATTGGTTTAATGATCATGACATTTCCTGTTTATGGGATTTTAGGCGTACTCACTTGGAAATTGCAGAGTACATCCATTATTTCCTCTAATATCGCAGCGGTGATTTATGGGGTATTGGCTGTTTTTTACCTCATGAGTCTATCTAAAATATGGTCGGATAACAAAAAAGTATTCTCTGAAGACTTTCCAGAGGAAGAGAAATACTCATTCCGGCAAGTGGCTGTTCTCAATATGGCCTATTTGATTACTTTTGGATCAGAACTGGCGGTTGTTTCCATGCTTCCGATGTTTTTTGAAGAAACCTTTCATTTAACGGTTGCCAAGGCTGGAATGATTGCCTCAAGCTTTGCTTTCACAAATCTGGCAGCAAGACCGCTAGGCGGTTGGCTGAGCGACCGCTTTGGCAGGAAAAAAACTTTATTAATTCTATTACTGGGCCTAGGCTTTTCGTATATTGGAATGTCATTGATTTCATCAAGTTGGCCTTTATTCTTGGCTATGTTGTTAACGGTGTTCTGTTCCTTTTTTGTTCAAGCTGGGGCGGGGTCTGTGTTTTCGATGGTGCCGCTTATAAAGAAGCGGATTACTGGCCAAGTGAGCGGAATGGTTGGGGCATACGGGAATATTGGCGGTGTTATGTTTTTGACTATTTTGAGCTTTGTTACCCCTTCAATCTTTTTCGTGGTGATCGGCAGTACTGCTTTCCTCTGCTTTGCAGCAGCCTTTTTCTTAAAAGAGCCATTTGAAAAAGAGCTTCTTCATGAACGTAAGAGCAATATCATTGTTAATTCAGCGGCAAGGGGCCTTGATCAAGTATGA
- the modB gene encoding molybdate ABC transporter permease subunit, translating to MAENFWSPIILSLEIAFVAGILAVVSGLLLGKIIAAKKFKGKAIMDTLFLLPLVLPPTVVGFLLIIIFGKNSPIGQLVEFIFKQPVMFTWWAAVIASAVVAFPLMYQSAVAGFAAIDKEIEEAARVDGANEMRVFVSISIPLALQAIVSGAILAFARALGEFGATLMFAGNIPGKTQTIPTAIYIAIDSGNMEWAWLWVVSMIVISFFMLICVHFIKS from the coding sequence ATGGCAGAAAATTTTTGGAGCCCCATCATATTATCACTTGAGATCGCATTTGTGGCAGGAATATTGGCAGTCGTGTCAGGGCTGCTATTAGGGAAAATTATAGCGGCTAAGAAATTCAAAGGGAAAGCAATTATGGATACCTTATTTCTTTTGCCGCTCGTATTGCCGCCAACAGTAGTTGGTTTCCTGTTAATTATAATTTTTGGGAAAAATAGTCCGATTGGTCAACTGGTGGAATTTATTTTTAAGCAGCCCGTCATGTTTACCTGGTGGGCGGCTGTTATAGCTTCCGCTGTCGTGGCATTTCCTTTAATGTATCAATCAGCCGTAGCAGGATTTGCCGCTATTGATAAGGAAATCGAAGAGGCTGCCCGAGTCGATGGGGCGAATGAAATGAGAGTATTTGTATCGATTTCGATCCCGCTGGCCCTTCAAGCGATTGTTTCGGGGGCAATCTTGGCTTTTGCCAGGGCGTTGGGGGAGTTTGGGGCCACTCTCATGTTTGCTGGAAACATCCCCGGAAAAACACAAACAATACCAACCGCTATTTATATCGCCATTGATTCAGGTAATATGGAGTGGGCGTGGTTATGGGTAGTAAGCATGATCGTTATATCGTTTTTCATGTTAATATGTGTGCATTTCATAAAATCCTGA
- the nasC gene encoding assimilatory nitrate reductase catalytic subunit NasC codes for MKDFLSNFLTKSKELNKEDVYDARCPFCSVQCSMQIFEERIVSRKVFKVKPNKEDPASEGRLCIKGINAHEHVVNGQRILYPLLKIDDEFHRVSWSLALNYIKEKFSQLQTDYGNDTLGVYGGGSLTNEEAYLLGKFARVALKTKYIDYNGRFCMSSAATAANVVFGIDRGLTCELADIPEAECIILAGTNIAECQPTLMPYFLKAKKKGSFIIVIDPRETPTSKLADLHIKVKPGMDANLVNGMLKVMLEKGYVDRSFVMERTNGFEDLQEFLQSIDLQEISELTDVPVDVIERAAEQYGAAGTGIVFTARGVEQHASGVETVKNFINLALITGKIGRRGCGYGAITGQANGQGGREHGQKADQLPGYRSISHPEHRKYIADVWGIEEADLPDKGVSAYEMMQKIAANEIKGLFVMGSNPVVSNPNAIFVEKALGQLEFLVVADLFLSETARMADVILPTTSYLEDTGTLTNLEGRVVLREGTRRKLGEAKHDWEILCDLANEMGKKDYFLYSAVEEIFEELKVASKGGKADYFGITYQRLKEEKGVYWPCPDIDHPGERSLFERTFAHEDGRAMISAVNQQVPKEMVCQEYPLFLTTGRVMHHYLTGVQTRKSSKLSSLSSEPLLAIHPETAKNYQIEDGAFVKVQSKRGSAVMRASLTPGIREDTLFTTFHWGDLQSVNRVTNHALDPQSKMPEFKVCAVNIILL; via the coding sequence ATGAAAGACTTTCTTTCCAATTTTTTAACAAAAAGTAAAGAACTGAATAAAGAAGATGTTTATGATGCCAGATGCCCTTTTTGCAGTGTCCAATGCAGCATGCAGATCTTCGAGGAACGAATTGTCAGCAGGAAGGTTTTTAAAGTAAAACCAAATAAAGAAGACCCTGCTTCAGAGGGCAGACTTTGCATTAAAGGTATCAACGCCCACGAGCATGTTGTGAATGGGCAGCGGATTTTGTATCCTTTATTAAAAATTGACGATGAATTTCACCGTGTTTCTTGGAGCTTGGCTCTCAATTATATTAAAGAAAAGTTTTCCCAGCTTCAAACAGATTACGGAAATGACACCTTGGGCGTGTACGGAGGAGGTTCCTTAACAAATGAGGAAGCCTATTTACTTGGAAAGTTCGCCAGGGTGGCATTAAAAACGAAGTATATTGATTACAACGGAAGGTTTTGCATGTCTTCGGCTGCAACAGCAGCAAATGTTGTTTTTGGTATCGATCGGGGGCTTACATGCGAATTAGCGGATATCCCCGAGGCGGAATGCATTATTTTGGCAGGGACAAATATCGCGGAATGTCAGCCCACTCTCATGCCCTATTTTTTAAAAGCAAAGAAAAAGGGCAGTTTTATCATCGTCATTGACCCAAGGGAAACTCCGACTTCCAAACTAGCAGATTTGCATATAAAGGTGAAGCCGGGTATGGATGCAAATTTAGTAAATGGCATGTTAAAGGTAATGCTAGAGAAAGGGTATGTGGATCGTTCCTTTGTCATGGAACGGACAAATGGATTTGAAGATCTGCAGGAGTTCTTGCAGTCAATCGATTTACAGGAAATCTCTGAGTTAACAGATGTCCCTGTGGATGTGATCGAACGTGCAGCAGAGCAATATGGAGCCGCCGGGACAGGAATCGTTTTTACTGCAAGAGGAGTAGAACAGCATGCGAGCGGGGTTGAAACCGTCAAGAACTTTATTAATTTAGCATTAATCACAGGGAAAATTGGCAGACGCGGCTGCGGTTATGGGGCGATTACTGGGCAGGCGAATGGTCAAGGAGGGAGAGAGCATGGGCAGAAAGCTGACCAGCTCCCCGGCTATCGATCCATTAGTCATCCAGAGCATCGGAAATATATAGCTGACGTATGGGGGATTGAGGAGGCTGACTTGCCAGATAAAGGAGTCTCTGCATATGAGATGATGCAAAAAATTGCTGCCAACGAAATAAAGGGACTATTTGTCATGGGGTCCAATCCTGTAGTCTCCAATCCCAATGCTATTTTCGTAGAAAAGGCACTTGGTCAATTAGAATTTTTAGTCGTCGCCGATCTGTTTTTATCAGAGACGGCTCGAATGGCAGATGTGATTTTACCGACGACATCATACTTGGAAGATACGGGGACATTGACAAATCTGGAAGGGCGGGTTGTGCTAAGGGAAGGTACCCGCAGGAAATTGGGAGAGGCGAAGCATGATTGGGAAATCCTTTGCGACCTTGCAAATGAAATGGGGAAAAAGGATTACTTTCTTTATTCAGCAGTTGAGGAAATCTTTGAAGAGCTTAAAGTAGCTAGCAAGGGTGGTAAAGCAGATTACTTTGGGATCACGTATCAGCGGTTGAAGGAAGAAAAAGGGGTGTATTGGCCTTGCCCTGATATTGACCATCCAGGTGAAAGAAGTTTATTTGAACGAACATTTGCTCATGAGGATGGAAGAGCAATGATCTCCGCGGTCAACCAGCAAGTTCCAAAAGAAATGGTATGCCAAGAGTATCCGTTATTTCTGACGACAGGCCGTGTCATGCATCATTATTTGACAGGTGTGCAAACAAGAAAAAGCTCGAAGCTTAGCAGCCTCTCGTCTGAGCCGCTTTTAGCCATACATCCTGAGACTGCTAAAAACTATCAAATTGAAGATGGGGCATTTGTGAAGGTCCAATCAAAGAGGGGGAGTGCAGTCATGAGAGCATCGTTGACACCGGGGATCCGTGAAGACACTCTTTTCACGACTTTTCACTGGGGAGACTTGCAAAGTGTCAACAGAGTGACCAACCATGCCTTAGACCCACAATCCAAAATGCCGGAATTCAAAGTCTGCGCAGTCAACATTATATTACTCTAG
- the modA gene encoding molybdate ABC transporter substrate-binding protein, with protein sequence MKKRINVLIFSILMVMLVVSGCSTSEKTQKTDTKKQASSEKTVELTVSAAASLQNALNVIKSNFEKEHPNVKITYNFGASGALQQQISQGAPVDLFFSAAEDKFDKLVKAGLIEKKQSSNLLGNELVLVVPKDSNKGIETFKDLTKAGKIAMGTPEAVPAGLYAKETLGKLNIWNTIEGKVVYGKDVRQVLTYVETGNVDAGIVYKTDALISQKVKIASTANANTHDPIIYPLGMIKNSSHPKEAALFYDYLQNPTSMKIFEKYGFKGLK encoded by the coding sequence ATGAAGAAAAGAATTAACGTATTAATTTTCTCGATCTTGATGGTAATGCTTGTTGTATCAGGATGTTCAACAAGTGAAAAAACGCAAAAAACAGACACAAAGAAACAGGCATCTTCTGAAAAAACTGTAGAATTAACAGTTTCTGCAGCAGCAAGTTTGCAAAATGCTTTAAATGTTATTAAATCAAATTTTGAGAAAGAACATCCGAATGTGAAAATAACCTATAATTTTGGTGCATCCGGTGCTTTGCAACAGCAGATTTCCCAAGGGGCACCAGTCGATCTTTTCTTTTCCGCAGCTGAAGACAAATTTGATAAATTAGTAAAAGCAGGATTAATTGAAAAGAAACAGTCGTCTAATCTACTAGGAAACGAGCTTGTCCTGGTGGTACCAAAGGATTCAAACAAAGGGATCGAAACATTTAAAGACCTCACGAAAGCTGGTAAAATAGCTATGGGAACCCCTGAGGCTGTACCAGCAGGGTTGTACGCCAAAGAAACTTTAGGAAAATTAAATATTTGGAATACGATTGAAGGGAAAGTAGTCTACGGAAAGGATGTCCGACAGGTACTTACATATGTAGAAACGGGAAATGTGGATGCAGGAATTGTGTATAAAACAGATGCCTTAATTTCTCAAAAAGTAAAAATTGCTTCAACTGCAAATGCAAATACACATGACCCGATTATTTATCCATTGGGCATGATCAAAAACAGTTCCCATCCAAAGGAGGCTGCCCTTTTCTACGATTATCTTCAAAATCCAACCTCAATGAAGATCTTCGAAAAGTACGGGTTTAAAGGACTAAAATAA
- a CDS encoding GNAT family N-acetyltransferase has product MEIKIAEEKDVPIVYQLMLEAFEEYRFLEVPSSALNESLDALQNTIKSHTEQAIVCTVNEVPVGSCRFKLKEDALYFSRLSVATKARGKGVAKAMLGWLEEHAKKNLKAKIECRVRASLPKNIRLYESLGYFTSNVTVITNPNGISVKTVFIEKTLVD; this is encoded by the coding sequence ATGGAGATAAAAATTGCTGAGGAGAAGGATGTCCCAATAGTTTATCAATTGATGTTAGAGGCATTTGAAGAATATCGTTTTCTTGAGGTTCCCTCAAGTGCATTGAATGAATCGTTAGACGCACTTCAAAACACGATAAAGAGTCACACAGAGCAAGCAATTGTATGTACAGTCAATGAGGTTCCCGTTGGTTCCTGCCGATTTAAGCTGAAAGAGGATGCTCTGTATTTTTCACGGTTGTCTGTAGCAACTAAAGCAAGAGGTAAAGGTGTTGCCAAGGCTATGTTAGGTTGGCTTGAAGAACATGCTAAAAAAAATTTAAAAGCAAAAATAGAATGCCGTGTCCGGGCATCCTTACCAAAAAATATTCGTCTCTATGAATCCCTGGGTTATTTTACTTCAAATGTGACCGTCATAACTAATCCCAATGGTATTTCAGTAAAAACGGTTTTCATAGAAAAAACGTTAGTAGATTAA
- the nirD gene encoding nitrite reductase small subunit NirD, producing MEAIRYRIKVGALNEIPEKLGKTVKIGAHEIAIFRLANGEIRAIENRCPHKGGVLAEGMVSGEHVFCPMHDWKINLKDGKVQAPDIGCVKTYKTELQDGEVIVIL from the coding sequence ATGGAAGCGATTCGTTACCGGATAAAAGTAGGGGCACTGAATGAGATTCCTGAGAAGTTAGGTAAAACGGTCAAAATTGGTGCGCATGAAATTGCCATTTTTCGCCTGGCAAATGGTGAGATTCGAGCAATTGAAAACCGATGCCCGCATAAAGGGGGCGTTCTTGCAGAAGGAATGGTCAGTGGCGAGCATGTTTTCTGTCCAATGCATGATTGGAAAATCAATTTAAAAGATGGAAAGGTGCAAGCCCCGGATATAGGTTGTGTCAAAACCTATAAAACGGAACTTCAAGATGGAGAAGTCATTGTCATCTTATAG
- the nirB gene encoding nitrite reductase large subunit NirB, translating into MTKQKLVLIGNGMAGVRCIEEIIKLEPDMFEIAIFGSEPHPNYDRIQLSKVLQGDTSIKDITINDWEWYEKNQILLYPGETVVSIQADEQFIITSKGRQVQYDKLIIATGSLPIMLPIPGADKEGITAFRDIKDCEKMLEYSKSHKKAAVIGGGLLGLEAARGLLNLGMEVSVIHLGDCLMERQLDKTAGQMLQKELEQQGMNFYLEKQTKEIFGGEKVEGLRFSDGEEIAADLVVMAVGIRPNIQLAKDSGIPVNRGILVNDWLETEVPNVYAVGECAEHREIVYGLVAPLYEQGKVLAKRICGQEASPYTGSTVSTKLKVSGVDVFSAGDIFGNEQVKTMMAYDDYSRTYKKILIKDGKMIGAVLFGDTSEGNRLLALIKKGADILEYTESGKSEQTGGSLVASMADEEIICGCNGVTKGAIVNAIQTQGLTTVEQVKGCTSASRSCGGCKSLVADLLEYTLGDQYNSTEQKEPICSCTTLSRDEVIQEIRDKGLTHTREVMNVLGWETEDGCSKCRPALNYYLGMMNPVRYKDERDSRFVNERLHANIQKDGTYSVVPRMYGGVTNVDELRRIADVAEKYDVPLIKLTGGQRIDLVGVKKEDLPKVWSELDMPSGYAYGKSLRTVKTCVGESFCRFGTQDSITMGIRMEKKFERISTPHKVKMAVSACPRNCAESGIKDLGVVGVDGAWEIYVGGNGGTHLRAGDLFCKVKTQEEVLEMTGAYLQYYRETAHYLERTSKWVERLGLDHIKSVLADKETRDSLNERLDEALSVLNDPWQEAIKSGEIQRELYETVKVPVDMKRGG; encoded by the coding sequence GTGACAAAGCAAAAATTAGTGCTGATTGGTAATGGGATGGCAGGTGTGCGTTGTATTGAGGAGATAATCAAGCTGGAACCGGACATGTTTGAAATAGCGATATTTGGAAGTGAACCACATCCCAACTATGATCGCATTCAACTTTCAAAGGTCTTGCAGGGGGATACTTCGATTAAAGATATTACCATCAATGATTGGGAGTGGTATGAAAAGAATCAAATTCTTTTATACCCTGGGGAAACGGTTGTCAGCATTCAAGCTGATGAACAATTCATTATTACAAGCAAGGGCCGGCAGGTTCAATACGATAAATTAATTATCGCCACTGGTTCGCTGCCTATTATGCTGCCAATTCCAGGGGCAGATAAAGAAGGGATTACGGCTTTTCGTGATATCAAAGACTGTGAAAAAATGTTGGAATATTCAAAAAGCCATAAAAAGGCCGCTGTGATTGGCGGCGGATTACTAGGCTTAGAAGCAGCACGCGGTCTCTTGAATTTAGGTATGGAAGTAAGTGTCATCCACCTCGGAGATTGCCTGATGGAAAGGCAGCTGGATAAAACAGCCGGGCAAATGCTGCAAAAAGAACTGGAACAACAAGGGATGAACTTCTATCTTGAAAAACAAACAAAAGAAATCTTTGGCGGTGAAAAGGTAGAGGGACTGCGTTTCAGTGATGGTGAAGAAATAGCTGCGGATCTAGTTGTTATGGCTGTTGGAATCAGGCCAAATATTCAATTAGCAAAAGATAGCGGGATACCGGTTAACAGGGGGATTCTTGTTAACGATTGGCTGGAAACTGAAGTACCAAATGTTTACGCTGTCGGTGAATGTGCGGAACATAGAGAAATAGTATATGGCCTGGTTGCCCCGCTTTATGAACAAGGAAAGGTTTTAGCAAAAAGGATTTGCGGGCAGGAGGCCTCCCCTTATACAGGATCCACAGTATCAACGAAATTAAAGGTTTCGGGAGTGGATGTATTCTCCGCGGGTGATATTTTCGGGAACGAACAAGTAAAAACGATGATGGCCTATGACGATTACAGTAGAACCTATAAAAAAATCCTGATTAAGGATGGGAAAATGATCGGTGCGGTTTTGTTTGGTGATACAAGTGAAGGTAATCGTTTATTAGCACTTATAAAAAAAGGAGCAGATATTTTAGAGTACACGGAAAGTGGTAAAAGTGAACAGACTGGGGGAAGCCTGGTTGCTTCCATGGCAGACGAAGAAATTATCTGTGGCTGTAATGGGGTAACCAAAGGCGCCATCGTCAATGCGATTCAGACTCAGGGATTGACAACTGTTGAACAAGTGAAAGGATGCACAAGTGCATCCAGATCATGCGGTGGTTGTAAATCCTTAGTAGCAGATCTGTTGGAATATACATTAGGGGATCAGTATAACAGTACAGAACAAAAAGAACCGATTTGCAGCTGTACCACCTTATCAAGGGACGAAGTCATTCAGGAAATTCGTGATAAAGGTTTAACTCATACAAGAGAAGTAATGAATGTCCTTGGCTGGGAAACGGAGGACGGATGCTCCAAATGCAGGCCGGCCCTGAATTACTATTTAGGTATGATGAATCCGGTCCGTTATAAAGATGAACGGGACTCCCGTTTTGTAAATGAAAGGCTCCATGCCAATATCCAAAAAGATGGCACTTATTCTGTTGTTCCAAGGATGTACGGGGGAGTTACCAATGTGGATGAATTACGAAGGATTGCTGATGTGGCGGAAAAATATGATGTGCCATTAATTAAACTAACCGGAGGACAACGGATTGATTTAGTAGGTGTGAAAAAAGAAGATCTTCCGAAGGTCTGGTCTGAACTTGATATGCCATCTGGGTATGCTTATGGAAAATCACTTCGAACTGTGAAAACTTGCGTAGGAGAAAGCTTCTGCCGCTTTGGCACTCAGGACTCGATCACGATGGGAATTCGGATGGAAAAGAAATTTGAACGCATTAGCACACCGCACAAGGTAAAAATGGCTGTTTCTGCTTGCCCAAGGAATTGTGCTGAATCGGGTATTAAAGATTTAGGTGTTGTGGGAGTAGATGGAGCATGGGAAATCTATGTCGGCGGAAATGGGGGAACTCATTTAAGAGCAGGTGATCTATTCTGCAAAGTGAAAACGCAGGAAGAAGTACTAGAAATGACAGGAGCGTATTTACAGTATTACCGTGAAACGGCCCATTACTTGGAGAGAACTTCGAAGTGGGTGGAACGATTGGGATTGGATCATATTAAATCCGTATTAGCAGATAAAGAGACACGAGATTCCTTGAATGAACGACTTGATGAAGCATTGTCAGTGTTAAACGATCCATGGCAGGAGGCTATTAAAAGCGGAGAGATTCAAAGAGAACTTTATGAAACAGTGAAAGTACCTGTCGATATGAAAAGGGGAGGTTAA